A window of the Phaseolus vulgaris cultivar G19833 chromosome 5, P. vulgaris v2.0, whole genome shotgun sequence genome harbors these coding sequences:
- the LOC137835338 gene encoding uncharacterized protein has translation MASSYLSRPHFQSIQISKPSSCPPPHSNTKITSISFPTQYLYNHCHNSCINPCSFVPLKATSTSIHSSLSSLKPPISKEEAILQAKTSLSTTLEKPLNNPKLIGKFKKLRQPKFRVEIPVIDDSPDSLSQLALDFFGDLPIKRKGSPTKILILWPDASLKESATVAFQSHSTIEHIDIPSVAKTDPRILNSADVAIFLAPDSSQLALIKRVSEAFYTKPVVLFNPKWAFEEESNFGDLSGFVGSFEVVYSFMGLEVRGILSKRKGVVFKCVRDGVASGERWNVFVEEGEELKVISSFKARPNIAEVENVLYNLMAINSPITKSAKFIKGLVSNVTGRK, from the coding sequence ATGGCATCTTCCTATCTCAGCAGACCTCATTTCCAATCTATCCAAATTTCCAAGCCATCTTCATGTCCGCCTCCACACTCGAATACTAAGATCACATCAATTTCTTTTCCTACTCAATATCTGTACAACCACTGCCACAACTCCTGCATCAACCCATGTTCCTTTGTTCCCCTCAAAGCTACATCCACTTCCATCCATTCCTccctttcttcccttaaaccaCCTATCTCAAAGGAGGAGGCCATACTTCAGGCCAAAACATCCCTTTCAACAACCTTAGAGAAACCCCTCAACAATCCCAAACTGATAGGCAAGTTCAAGAAACTAAGGCAACCCAAGTTCCGGGTTGAAATTCCAGTCATTGATGACTCACCGGATTCACTATCCCAACTTGCCCTTGACTTTTTTGGTGATTTACCAATCAAAAGAAAAGGTTCTCCCACTAAGATCTTAATCCTATGGCCCGATGCTAGCTTGAAGGAATCTGCCACTGTTGCCTTTCAGTCTCATTCAACTATTGAACACATTGACATTCCTTCAGTGGCCAAAACAGACCCCAGAATCTTGAATTCTGCAGATGTCGCAATATTTTTGGCGCCTGATAGCTCCCAGTTGGCTTTGATAAAAAGAGTTAGTGAGGCCTTTTATACAAAGCCAGTGGTTTTGTTTAACCCAAAATGGGCATTTGAGGAAGAGAGCAACTTTGGTGATCTGAGTGGCTTTGTTGGGTCGTTTGAAGTGGTTTATTCTTTCATGGGGTTGGAAGTGAGAGGGATCTTGAGCAAAAGAAAAGGGGTGGTTTTTAAGTGTGTCAGAGATGGGGTTGCGAGTGGAGAGAGATGGAACGTTTTTGTAGAAGAGGGAGAAGAATTGAAAGTGATTTCCTCATTCAAGGCCAGACCAAATATTGCTGAAGTTGAAAATGTATTGTACAATCTGATGGCTATCAATTCGCCCATAACCAAGTCTGCGAAGTTCATCAAGGGATTGGTGTCCAATGTGACAGGGAGAAAGTAA
- the LOC137835337 gene encoding probable galacturonosyltransferase 12 has product MLSKDNMQLHISPSLRHVTVFPGKGFKEFIKVKVASRRVSYRMLFYFLLFFTFLLRFVFVLTAVDGIDGENKCSTIGCLGKKLGPRILGRRSESTVPEVIYQTLNEPLGKLELQGRFDIPQTLEEFMTEMKSGGYDAKTFAIKLREMVTLMEERTRMAKIQEYLYRHVASSSIPKQLHCLSLSLANEHTNNAAARLQLPSAELVPALVDNSYFHFVLASDNVLAASVVATSLVRNFLRPQKVVLHIITDRKTYYPMQAWFSLHSLSPAIIEVKALHHFDWFTKGKVPVLEAMEQDQKVRSQFRGGSSAIIANTTEKPKVIAAKLQALSPKYNSVMNHIRIHLPELFPSLNKVVFLDDDIVVQTDLSPLWDIEMNGKVNGAVETCTGEDKFVMSKKLKSYLNFSHPLISKNFNPNECAWAYGMNIFDLEAWRKTNISNIYHYWVEQNIKSDLSLWQLGTLPPGLIAFHGHVHVIDPFWHMLGLGYQENTSFVDAESAGVVHYNGRAKPWLEIAFPQLSKLWTKYVDFSDKFIKSCHIRAS; this is encoded by the exons ATGCTAAGCAAG GACAATATGCAGCTGCACATATCTCCAAGTTTGAGGCATGTCACTGTGTTTCCAGGCAAAGGGTTCAAGGAGTTTATCAAAGTGAAGGTTGCATCAAGGCGTGTCTCTTATCGGATGCTCTTCTATTTTCTCTTGttcttcacttttcttcttcgGTTTGTGTTTGTCTTAACAGCAGTGGATGGCATTGATGGAGAAAACAAATGCTCTACCATAG GTTGCCTAGGAAAAAAACTAGGACCAAGGATTTTGGGGAGACGGTCTGAATCAACT GTCCCAGAAGTGATATACCAAACATTAAATGAACCTCTTGGCAAACTTGAACTTCAGGGTAGATTTGATATTCCACAAACCTTAGAAGAGTTCATGACTGAAATGAAGAGTGGTGGATATGATGCCAAGACATTTGCAATTAAACTTCGAGAAATG GTGACCCTTATGGAAGAAAGGACCAGAATGGCCAAGATCCAAGAATATCTGTATCGACATGTAGCATCAAGCAGTATACCAAAACAACTTCACTGCCTTTCCTTGAGTTTGGCCAATGAACACACCAACAACGCCGCAGCACGCCTTCAGCTCCCCTCTGCAGAACTAGTCCCTGCCCTGGTTGACAATTCCTACTTCCATTTTGTCCTTGCCTCAGACAATGTGCTGGCTGCATCAGTGGTTGCAACATCGCTTGTTCGCAACTTTTTGAGACCTCAGAAGGTTGTTCTGCACATAATTACAGACAGGAAGACTTATTACCCCATGCAGGCTTGGTTCTCATTGCATTCTTTGTCTCCTGCTATAATTGAGGTGAAGGCATTGCACCATTTTGATTGGTTTACAAAGGGAAAGGTGCCTGTTCTGGAAGCCATGGAGCAGGATCAAAAGGTGAGGTCACAGTTTAGAGGGGGATCATCAGCTATAATTGCAAATACAACTGAGAAGCCAAAAGTTATTGCAGCAAAACTGCAAGCACTTAGTCCCAAGTATAATTCAGTGATGAACCACATCCGGATACATCTCCCAGAg TTGTTTCCTAGTCTTAACAAGGTGGTCTTCCTCGATGATGACATCGTTGTACAAACTGATCTTTCACCTCTGTGGGACATTGAAATGAATGGAAAAGTGAATGGAGCTGTAGAAACATGTACAGGAGAAGATAAGTTTGTGATGTCAAAGAAGTTGAAAAGCTATTTGAACTTCTCCCACCCTCTAATATCCAAAAATTTTAATCCCAATGAATGTGCCTGGGCCTATGGCATGAACATTTTCGATTTGGAGGCTTGGCGGAAGACTAATATAAGCAATATTTACCATTACTGGGTTGAgcag AATATCAAATCAGACCTCAGTTTGTGGCAGCTAGGGACATTACCTCCTGGATTGATAGCATTTCATGGCCATGTCCACGTTATTGATCCTTTCTGGCATATGCTGGGATTGGGATATCAGGAAAATACAAGTTTTGTTGATGCTGAGAGTGCTGGTGTCGTCCATTACAATGGCAGGGCAAAGCCATGGCTAGAAATAGCTTTTCCACAACTAAGTAAATTGTGGACGAAGTATGTTGACTTCTCAGATAAGTTCATCAAAAGTTGTCACATTAGGGCATCATAG